The Octadecabacter arcticus 238 genome contains a region encoding:
- the leuB gene encoding 3-isopropylmalate dehydrogenase — MSNPSLLILPGDGIGQEVMAEVRRVIDWFGAKRDIHFDVSEDLVGGAAYDKHGTPLHDDTMAKAQEVDAVLLGAVGGPAYDDLDFSVKPERGLLRLRKEMDLFANLRPAQCFDALADFSSLKKELVAGLDIMIVRELTSGVYFGEPRGIHMEDNMRVGINTQRYTEAEIERGARAAFDMAMKRSKKLCSMEKANVMESGILWRDVVTEVHADYPEVELSHMYADNGAMQLVRAPKQFDVIYTDNLFGDILSDCAAMLTGSLGMLPSASLGAPMANGRPKAMYEPVHGSAPDITGQGKANPIACILSFAMALRYSFDQGDEAARIEAAIEKVLADGVRTGDLLGDEDTVGVSTSGMTDAILAALDASL; from the coding sequence ATGTCGAACCCCTCCCTTTTGATCCTGCCAGGTGATGGTATCGGCCAAGAAGTCATGGCCGAAGTCCGCCGCGTCATTGACTGGTTCGGCGCTAAGCGCGACATCCATTTTGATGTCTCCGAAGATCTGGTTGGCGGCGCGGCCTACGACAAACATGGCACACCTTTGCACGATGACACGATGGCCAAAGCGCAAGAGGTAGATGCCGTGTTGCTCGGCGCTGTTGGTGGTCCTGCATATGACGATCTGGATTTTTCGGTCAAACCCGAACGTGGTCTTTTGCGTCTGCGTAAAGAGATGGACCTGTTTGCCAACCTGCGACCTGCCCAGTGTTTTGACGCCTTGGCGGATTTTTCGAGCCTGAAGAAAGAACTCGTCGCAGGCCTCGACATCATGATCGTGCGCGAGCTGACGTCGGGGGTCTATTTTGGCGAACCTCGCGGTATCCACATGGAAGACAACATGCGCGTTGGCATCAACACCCAGCGCTACACCGAAGCCGAGATCGAGCGCGGCGCGCGTGCGGCGTTCGACATGGCGATGAAACGGTCCAAGAAGCTGTGCTCGATGGAAAAAGCCAATGTCATGGAATCTGGCATCCTTTGGCGTGACGTCGTGACCGAAGTGCATGCGGACTACCCCGAAGTTGAACTGTCCCACATGTACGCCGACAATGGCGCGATGCAGTTGGTTCGGGCGCCCAAGCAGTTCGATGTGATTTATACGGACAATCTGTTCGGTGACATCCTGTCTGATTGTGCCGCGATGTTGACTGGTTCGCTTGGCATGTTGCCGTCTGCGTCCCTCGGCGCGCCGATGGCGAATGGCCGCCCCAAGGCGATGTATGAACCCGTTCACGGGTCCGCACCCGACATTACAGGACAGGGTAAGGCGAATCCGATTGCTTGTATCCTCAGCTTTGCGATGGCGCTGCGCTATTCTTTTGATCAAGGCGATGAGGCTGCACGGATTGAAGCCGCAATCGAGAAAGTGCTGGCTGACGGTGTGCGCACAGGCGATTTGCTGGGCGATGAAGACACCGTCGGCGTAAGCACATCTGGCATGACGGATGCAATCTTGGCAGCACTTGACGCGTCACTCTAA
- the tnpC gene encoding IS66 family transposase yields MEVTEHQAAIYCCGHCRATTTATFPDGVNAHVQYGKRIRAAAVYCNVQQLIPEDRVCQLLRDLFGATSLCAASVTNWVNGTARTLGGVVEHILARLNEGGVRHLDETGLRVDGKLHWLHSISDLAFTHYRISAKRGAVPSFLTGGTIVHDHWKSYYAHMSGVDAHALCGAHHLRELKAIEEIEKEPWACAMSVLLNSANQLKCAAQGRGETELPTSVHHGILTKYMAILTEGLAFHERQDPLARRTGARGRKARRPGHNLLVRLRDYRDDVLRFLTDFTVPFTNNQAERDLRMMKLRMKISGTFRTLEGAQVFADIRSVISTVRKHGGNILETLTLSPQQIIARL; encoded by the coding sequence CTGGAGGTCACAGAGCATCAGGCAGCGATTTATTGTTGTGGTCATTGCCGAGCCACGACGACAGCCACCTTTCCCGATGGCGTGAATGCACACGTGCAATACGGTAAGCGCATTCGGGCGGCGGCGGTCTACTGCAATGTTCAGCAGCTGATCCCCGAGGATCGGGTCTGCCAACTCCTGCGTGATTTGTTTGGTGCCACCAGCCTATGCGCGGCCAGCGTGACCAACTGGGTGAACGGCACAGCGCGTACCTTGGGTGGCGTCGTCGAACACATTCTGGCCCGGCTCAATGAAGGCGGCGTTCGGCATCTGGATGAGACCGGACTTCGTGTTGATGGTAAGCTGCACTGGCTGCACTCAATCAGCGATCTCGCCTTCACGCATTATCGCATCAGCGCCAAGCGCGGTGCTGTTCCATCCTTCCTGACCGGCGGGACAATTGTTCATGACCACTGGAAGTCCTATTACGCCCATATGAGTGGGGTGGACGCGCACGCCCTGTGCGGGGCGCATCATTTACGGGAACTCAAGGCCATCGAAGAAATCGAAAAGGAGCCGTGGGCGTGCGCGATGAGCGTGCTGCTCAACAGCGCCAATCAGCTCAAGTGCGCGGCTCAGGGGCGAGGCGAGACCGAACTCCCCACGTCGGTTCACCACGGCATCCTCACCAAATACATGGCGATCCTCACCGAGGGCCTCGCCTTCCATGAGCGACAAGACCCACTGGCTAGACGCACTGGTGCGCGAGGCCGAAAAGCCAGGCGGCCAGGCCATAACCTTCTGGTCCGCTTGCGCGACTACCGTGATGACGTCCTAAGGTTCCTTACGGACTTCACAGTTCCCTTCACCAACAATCAGGCCGAACGGGACCTGCGCATGATGAAGTTGCGCATGAAAATCTCGGGAACTTTCCGCACCCTCGAGGGCGCGCAGGTCTTCGCTGACATCAGATCCGTCATCTCGACGGTCAGAAAACACGGGGGCAATATCCTCGAAACACTCACCCTATCACCACAACAGATCATCGCTCGGCTCTAA
- a CDS encoding IS3 family transposase (programmed frameshift), which translates to MVMPSQSPLSPDAGSGAVLAPTSPPRVVNAPLAPTAELTSIPKRRNFTAKYKLRILDETDQVADTGGVSAILRREGLYSSALTDWRRARAAGTLGALQPMRRGPQKAPANPLQAELAKANREVTALRRRLDQAEAIIAIQKKVAGLLDEMGADARAQRQIMMAVAIALPTGSGLTSAVCAALSLSHASVLRQRAALTAPPRTRPPRAASSRALPERERDQVLHHLREPRFADQTPTEVFATLLDEGTYLCSIRTMYRILAAQGEVGERRRQRTHPVYQKPELLAEAPNQVWSWDITKLRGPVKWSYFYLYVILDIFSRRVVGWRVEHAESASQFKELFIDAMEKHEVPRDQLTLHADRGGPMKAKTTALMLVDLGVLKFHSRPHTSNDNPFSEAHFKTLKYQPEFPKNFETIEQARAFCRRFFAWYNQDHHHAGIGLMTPDQIHFGQAQEIYTARQATLDAAFLATPERFVHKPPKPPQIPTAVWINPPKPTEETQA; encoded by the exons ATGGTTATGCCTTCACAATCACCACTTTCGCCAGATGCTGGATCTGGAGCCGTTTTGGCCCCAACGTCGCCTCCCCGCGTTGTTAATGCGCCGTTGGCTCCCACAGCGGAACTGACGAGCATCCCGAAGCGACGCAACTTCACAGCCAAATACAAACTGCGCATTCTGGATGAGACGGACCAAGTGGCAGACACTGGCGGGGTTTCCGCCATTCTACGGCGGGAGGGGCTTTATTCCTCTGCACTGACCGATTGGCGCCGTGCGCGGGCGGCCGGCACATTGGGTGCATTGCAGCCAATGCGCCGTGGCCCACAAAAGGCACCTGCCAATCCATTGCAAGCTGAGCTGGCCAAGGCCAACCGTGAGGTGACAGCCTTGCGGCGCCGTCTGGATCAGGCGGAAGCCATCATTGCCATCCAAAAAAAAGTGGCGGGACTTCTGGACGAGATGG GAGCAGACGCAAGAGCGCAGCGGCAAATCATGATGGCCGTCGCGATTGCATTGCCCACCGGCAGCGGCTTGACCTCGGCTGTCTGCGCCGCGCTATCATTATCGCACGCGAGCGTTCTTCGACAGCGTGCGGCGCTGACGGCACCACCACGCACACGCCCACCGCGCGCAGCGTCTTCGCGGGCTCTGCCGGAAAGGGAAAGAGACCAGGTATTGCACCACCTGCGCGAACCCCGCTTTGCGGATCAGACGCCCACAGAGGTCTTTGCCACCTTGCTGGATGAAGGCACCTATCTGTGTTCAATCCGCACGATGTATCGGATATTGGCCGCGCAGGGCGAAGTTGGCGAACGCCGCCGACAGCGCACACATCCCGTCTATCAAAAGCCTGAACTTCTAGCTGAAGCCCCCAATCAGGTCTGGTCTTGGGACATCACCAAGCTGAGGGGCCCGGTGAAATGGTCCTACTTCTATCTCTATGTCATCCTCGACATCTTCAGCCGCCGCGTTGTTGGCTGGCGCGTCGAGCACGCGGAGAGCGCCAGCCAGTTCAAAGAGCTGTTCATCGACGCGATGGAAAAACACGAGGTTCCACGCGATCAGCTGACATTGCATGCAGATCGCGGTGGGCCCATGAAGGCAAAGACGACAGCCCTGATGCTGGTTGATCTTGGTGTGCTCAAGTTCCACAGTCGGCCCCACACCTCAAACGACAACCCGTTCTCCGAAGCCCACTTCAAAACACTGAAATATCAGCCAGAGTTCCCCAAGAACTTTGAAACCATCGAGCAGGCTCGCGCATTCTGCCGCAGGTTCTTTGCATGGTATAACCAAGACCATCATCACGCCGGGATTGGTCTGATGACGCCCGACCAAATCCATTTTGGGCAGGCCCAAGAAATCTACACCGCGCGACAAGCAACACTAGACGCGGCATTCCTCGCCACGCCCGAACGCTTCGTACACAAACCACCAAAACCGCCTCAAATCCCGACCGCCGTCTGGATCAACCCACCAAAACCAACCGAAGAAACCCAAGCCTAA
- a CDS encoding DMT family transporter encodes MSSNAKGALLALIAFGVFATHDVFVKTLGAIYSPIQIVFFSVLFSFPLATIMLMRDSKPGNLLPRHPWWMALRTVASVATAVTAFYAFTVLPLAQTYAILFAAPLLITILAIPILGEVVRLRRWLAVIVGLTGVLVVLRPGSTDLNWGHAAALTAAVGGSVASIVVRRIGADERPVVMLLYPMMANFVLMGIGLAFVYIPMPIEHLGLVALVAAFAWTAGRCIIAAYQSGEAAIIAPMQYSQIIWATVYGALFFDERVDNATILGASIIIASGMYIVLRESNAGTSATTPVTRTRSRHETGTYMRAGPFMRLIGRHPDDK; translated from the coding sequence ATGTCTTCAAACGCAAAAGGCGCGCTTCTGGCGCTGATCGCATTCGGAGTGTTCGCGACCCATGATGTCTTCGTAAAGACCTTGGGCGCGATCTATTCGCCGATCCAAATCGTGTTCTTCTCGGTGCTGTTTAGCTTTCCTTTGGCGACCATCATGTTGATGCGTGATTCCAAACCGGGCAATCTGTTGCCGCGTCATCCGTGGTGGATGGCGCTGCGCACAGTTGCATCCGTCGCAACCGCTGTGACGGCGTTTTATGCGTTCACGGTTCTGCCCTTGGCGCAGACCTATGCGATCCTTTTCGCGGCGCCGTTGTTGATCACAATCCTCGCGATACCAATCTTGGGTGAAGTGGTGCGGTTGCGTCGCTGGCTTGCTGTGATTGTCGGTCTCACTGGGGTGCTTGTGGTGTTGCGTCCGGGATCGACGGATCTGAATTGGGGCCATGCGGCGGCATTGACGGCCGCTGTAGGCGGTTCTGTTGCTTCTATCGTTGTGCGCCGCATTGGGGCCGATGAACGCCCTGTCGTGATGCTGTTGTATCCGATGATGGCGAATTTCGTGCTGATGGGAATCGGTCTGGCGTTCGTTTACATTCCGATGCCAATCGAACACCTTGGATTGGTTGCGCTTGTGGCGGCCTTTGCGTGGACAGCGGGGCGGTGCATCATCGCGGCCTATCAATCCGGCGAAGCCGCGATCATTGCGCCGATGCAATATTCCCAGATCATCTGGGCCACGGTGTACGGCGCGCTGTTTTTCGACGAACGCGTCGACAATGCGACAATCCTCGGCGCGAGCATTATCATCGCGTCTGGCATGTATATCGTACTGCGCGAAAGCAACGCAGGCACATCAGCGACGACCCCGGTGACGCGCACGCGGTCGCGCCATGAAACTGGCACCTATATGCGTGCGGGGCCATTCATGCGTCTGATTGGCCGACATCCCGACGACAAATAG
- a CDS encoding endonuclease/exonuclease/phosphatase family protein — MRIATFAAPLSRDGPGLLLRDITKQDDAGIAAIVAIINHISPDILILTDFDYDAGGAGLSAFSDVLADPYQYKFALRPNAGMQTGLDIDGDGFTGDARDAMGYGRFLGDGGLALLSRSPVDVVNVIDLTELRWRDVPSAVLPQMNGTAFPSDDVQAMLHVSSSGHWIVPINFGAQTITLLVYSATAPVFDGPEDFNGLRNRDELRVWEAVLDGTLAAPPTNPIIIGNVNADPFDGQGICSGIAGVLARPDLQDPMPMSLGAKQAADLNQMGDPALDTADWSDDGPGNLRVSYILPSRALNVVGAGVFWPAQNDPLATLLGSDGLTAGPHRLVWVDIEIEGLR, encoded by the coding sequence GTGCGAATTGCAACGTTCGCCGCCCCGTTGAGCCGCGATGGTCCGGGGTTGTTGCTGCGCGATATCACAAAGCAAGACGATGCAGGAATAGCTGCGATTGTTGCGATCATTAACCATATCTCCCCCGATATCTTAATACTCACAGACTTTGATTATGATGCGGGCGGCGCTGGGCTGTCGGCTTTTTCTGACGTTCTGGCAGATCCATATCAGTATAAATTTGCCCTGCGCCCGAATGCGGGAATGCAGACGGGGCTGGATATAGATGGTGACGGGTTCACCGGTGATGCACGCGATGCGATGGGATACGGGCGTTTTCTGGGTGACGGTGGTTTGGCGCTTTTATCGCGCTCTCCTGTCGACGTTGTTAACGTCATTGACCTAACTGAATTGCGTTGGCGCGATGTGCCAAGCGCGGTCCTACCGCAAATGAACGGTACTGCCTTCCCGTCTGACGACGTGCAGGCGATGTTGCACGTGTCGTCGTCGGGCCATTGGATCGTTCCGATCAATTTTGGCGCGCAAACGATCACGTTGCTCGTATATTCCGCGACCGCGCCGGTGTTTGACGGGCCAGAGGACTTCAACGGACTGCGCAACCGTGACGAATTGCGGGTCTGGGAGGCGGTGTTGGATGGCACCTTGGCCGCACCCCCGACCAACCCAATCATCATTGGAAACGTAAACGCAGACCCGTTTGATGGGCAAGGAATTTGCAGCGGCATCGCCGGCGTTCTAGCGCGTCCTGATTTGCAGGATCCGATGCCGATGAGTCTTGGCGCAAAACAGGCAGCCGACCTCAATCAGATGGGCGATCCCGCCTTGGACACCGCCGATTGGTCAGATGACGGACCAGGCAACCTGCGGGTGTCCTACATCCTGCCATCCCGTGCTTTGAACGTTGTGGGGGCGGGCGTCTTTTGGCCCGCGCAAAATGATCCTTTGGCGACTCTACTGGGCAGTGACGGCTTGACCGCTGGACCGCACCGCCTCGTTTGGGTGGACATCGAGATTGAGGGCCTGCGCTAA
- a CDS encoding LysR family transcriptional regulator: protein MAHTLNPADWSLIQAFLMVAEEGSLSGAARKLGASQPTLGRQIKTLEHQLSASLFTRQARGLELTQTGAALVAPARAMRDAMGQITLTAAGQSARMSGTVRITASVMTSMYHLPDIIAKIRLLEPAISIEVVASDDTRNLLYREADFAVRMYRPTQLDLVTQHIGNIPLTICASKSYLARMGPLQGAADLMHHDFVGYDTNPALIDGFRDIGIEVTRDFFKVRCDDHATYWNLVRAGCGIGFAQGSIAKDDLDVMAIDAGVAIPSLPVWLVAHEAMRHTPRIRRVWELLSEGLKPLIAVHP, encoded by the coding sequence ATGGCACATACATTGAACCCCGCCGACTGGTCCCTGATCCAAGCCTTCTTGATGGTCGCTGAAGAGGGGTCTTTGTCTGGCGCCGCCCGCAAGCTCGGAGCGAGCCAGCCGACCTTGGGTCGCCAGATAAAGACGCTCGAACATCAGTTGAGCGCGAGCCTTTTTACCCGGCAGGCACGCGGACTTGAACTTACACAAACCGGTGCCGCATTGGTTGCACCAGCGCGTGCGATGCGCGATGCGATGGGCCAGATAACGCTGACGGCCGCAGGGCAGTCGGCACGGATGAGCGGCACAGTCCGCATCACCGCAAGCGTGATGACGTCAATGTATCACCTACCGGACATCATCGCGAAAATCCGACTTTTGGAACCTGCGATTTCGATTGAAGTCGTCGCCTCTGACGACACCCGCAACCTGTTGTATCGAGAGGCTGACTTCGCTGTGCGGATGTATCGCCCCACGCAATTGGATCTGGTCACACAGCACATTGGGAACATCCCGCTGACCATCTGTGCCTCCAAAAGCTACCTCGCGCGCATGGGGCCGCTGCAAGGCGCCGCTGATCTGATGCACCACGATTTCGTCGGCTACGACACCAATCCCGCACTCATCGACGGATTTCGCGACATCGGAATCGAGGTCACGCGTGATTTTTTCAAGGTGCGTTGTGACGATCATGCGACGTATTGGAACCTTGTTCGGGCGGGCTGCGGGATCGGATTTGCCCAAGGTTCGATCGCGAAAGATGACCTCGACGTGATGGCGATTGATGCTGGCGTGGCGATCCCGTCCTTGCCAGTCTGGTTGGTCGCGCACGAGGCCATGCGTCACACACCAAGGATCAGACGGGTTTGGGAACTGCTTTCGGAGGGGTTAAAGCCGCTTATTGCGGTGCACCCCTAG
- a CDS encoding NAD(P)/FAD-dependent oxidoreductase: protein MAVGKFDTTATRSSYDVVIIGGAMYGSAVAWFLTDNPDFDGTVLVIERDPTYQNSATAHTNSCIRQQFSNPLNVKISQFGAAFIKGFKGLMGNDPRVPDLSIQSYGYMYLADTDAFADQLRAAQKVQIDAGAATQLMTPAQIKEAYPFYTVDDIVLGSINLIDEGYWDGGTVFDWWRRSARERGVEYITGEVTSMHVVGPRVHSVTLANGDAIACGKVVNATGPRGARTAKMAGIQIPVEPRKRFTWIFSAEQPLGQVLPLTIDPSGVHFRQDGPKTYLAGGHAHPDLAVECDDFAMDHGLWQDKIWPTIATRIPQFEAIKVITEWAGHYDFNTLDQNAILGPHTEIENFFFVNGFSGHGLQQSPAMGRGTAEMLTYGEYRTLDLTPFGFERIAAGRPFAESAII from the coding sequence ATGGCCGTTGGAAAATTCGACACGACTGCGACCCGCAGCAGCTACGATGTGGTGATCATTGGCGGCGCGATGTACGGGTCCGCCGTGGCTTGGTTTTTGACGGACAATCCGGATTTTGACGGAACAGTCTTAGTGATTGAACGCGACCCGACCTACCAAAATAGCGCAACAGCGCACACCAATTCCTGTATCCGCCAACAGTTCAGCAACCCGTTGAACGTCAAGATTTCCCAGTTTGGTGCCGCGTTCATCAAGGGCTTCAAGGGCCTCATGGGCAATGATCCCCGCGTTCCGGACCTGTCGATCCAGAGCTATGGCTACATGTATCTTGCCGACACTGACGCCTTCGCAGATCAATTGCGCGCCGCGCAAAAGGTGCAGATAGACGCAGGCGCCGCAACGCAACTGATGACGCCAGCCCAAATCAAGGAGGCCTACCCATTTTACACCGTCGATGACATTGTGCTGGGCAGCATTAACCTCATCGATGAGGGCTACTGGGACGGCGGCACAGTTTTCGATTGGTGGCGCAGATCAGCGCGGGAACGTGGCGTGGAATATATAACAGGCGAGGTCACGTCGATGCACGTCGTGGGACCACGGGTGCACAGTGTGACCCTTGCGAACGGCGACGCGATTGCCTGTGGCAAGGTCGTCAATGCCACGGGTCCGCGCGGCGCAAGGACAGCTAAAATGGCGGGAATCCAAATTCCTGTTGAGCCGCGGAAGCGGTTCACATGGATATTCTCCGCCGAACAGCCTCTCGGTCAGGTCTTGCCGCTTACGATTGATCCATCGGGCGTGCATTTCCGGCAGGATGGGCCAAAAACCTATCTGGCGGGTGGACATGCGCACCCAGATCTGGCAGTAGAGTGTGACGATTTTGCCATGGATCATGGCCTATGGCAGGATAAAATCTGGCCGACAATCGCGACCCGCATTCCGCAATTTGAGGCCATCAAAGTCATCACCGAGTGGGCGGGGCATTATGACTTCAACACGCTGGATCAAAACGCGATCCTTGGACCGCACACGGAGATTGAAAATTTCTTCTTCGTAAATGGATTTTCTGGTCATGGATTGCAGCAATCCCCTGCGATGGGGCGCGGCACAGCTGAAATGCTGACCTACGGCGAATACCGAACGCTTGACCTGACGCCGTTCGGGTTTGAGCGCATCGCGGCTGGCAGGCCCTTTGCCGAAAGCGCGATCATATAG
- the leuD gene encoding 3-isopropylmalate dehydratase small subunit — MEKFSTLSGIAAPMPLVNIDTDMIIPKMFLKTVKRSGLGGNLFDEMRFDRQGNEIADFVLNQPAYREASVLVAGDNFGCGSSREHAPWAIADFGIRCVISTSFADIFYSNCFKNGILPIVLPQDQRDALMKDAEKGANARIEIDLAAQTVTSSDGDVYTFEVDSFKKHCLMNGLDDIGLTMEKVASIDTYEAQLTAERPWV, encoded by the coding sequence ATGGAAAAATTCAGCACACTCTCTGGCATCGCGGCGCCTATGCCGTTGGTTAATATCGACACGGACATGATTATCCCAAAGATGTTTTTGAAGACAGTCAAACGCTCAGGCCTCGGCGGGAACTTGTTTGACGAAATGCGGTTTGATCGCCAAGGCAATGAAATCGCTGACTTTGTTCTCAACCAACCCGCCTACCGCGAAGCCTCTGTGCTGGTCGCAGGCGACAATTTCGGTTGCGGATCATCGCGCGAACATGCGCCGTGGGCGATTGCAGATTTCGGCATTCGCTGCGTGATTTCCACCAGCTTTGCAGACATCTTTTACAGCAATTGCTTTAAAAACGGCATCTTACCCATCGTCCTGCCCCAAGACCAACGCGACGCTCTGATGAAAGACGCAGAAAAAGGCGCCAACGCCCGCATCGAAATCGACCTTGCGGCACAAACTGTCACGTCATCAGACGGTGATGTCTACACATTTGAGGTCGATTCCTTCAAAAAGCACTGCCTTATGAACGGGTTAGATGACATCGGCCTGACCATGGAAAAGGTCGCATCCATCGACACATATGAGGCGCAACTTACCGCCGAGCGGCCTTGGGTCTGA
- a CDS encoding Fe(3+) ABC transporter substrate-binding protein, which yields MTTRTITLTTLLLCTAAPAFADGELNLYSSRHYDTDERLYSDFEDATGIKINRIEGNADELIARMEAEGVNSPADVLLTVDTSRLERAKDAAVLQSIDSEILEDRIPANLQDSDNQWYGFSQRARIIFYNKTNVENPPMTYIALADPAYEGLVCHRSSTNVYSQTLLASVIENHGEAAARDWAQGIVNNFARDPQGGDTDQLRGLVSGECDISISNTYYFARAIRTDVDGLPADARENIGWVFPSQDAEGAHMNLSGGGVAAYAPNRDNAIAFLEYLASDQAQQYFSAGNDEYPAVTGVELSPSVQALGEFIGDTVNLSEVAKNLPLAQEIFNEVGWK from the coding sequence ATGACCACTAGAACCATCACTCTCACAACACTGCTGCTGTGCACCGCCGCGCCAGCCTTCGCTGATGGGGAGCTGAACCTATACTCCTCGCGCCATTACGATACCGACGAACGCCTGTATTCTGATTTTGAGGACGCAACTGGCATCAAAATCAATCGCATCGAAGGCAACGCAGATGAGTTGATTGCACGGATGGAGGCAGAAGGTGTGAATTCACCTGCTGACGTGCTTTTGACTGTCGATACATCACGGCTTGAACGGGCGAAGGATGCGGCTGTGTTGCAATCCATCGATAGTGAGATCCTCGAGGACCGCATTCCAGCGAACCTGCAGGACAGCGACAATCAATGGTACGGATTTTCGCAACGCGCACGGATCATTTTCTACAATAAGACCAATGTTGAAAATCCGCCAATGACATATATCGCGCTTGCCGACCCCGCATACGAAGGCTTGGTTTGTCACCGATCATCGACCAACGTATATTCGCAAACGCTTTTAGCCAGCGTGATTGAAAACCATGGTGAAGCAGCAGCGCGCGACTGGGCTCAGGGCATTGTGAACAATTTTGCACGCGATCCACAAGGCGGCGATACTGACCAGTTGCGCGGTCTCGTGTCGGGAGAGTGTGATATTTCGATTTCGAACACCTACTATTTCGCGCGTGCGATCCGGACCGACGTCGATGGACTGCCTGCCGACGCCCGTGAAAATATTGGTTGGGTCTTTCCATCGCAAGATGCCGAAGGCGCCCACATGAACCTGTCTGGTGGCGGCGTGGCGGCGTACGCACCGAACCGCGACAATGCGATCGCATTCCTTGAATACCTCGCATCAGATCAGGCGCAGCAGTATTTTTCGGCTGGTAACGACGAATATCCAGCCGTTACTGGCGTTGAATTATCTCCCTCGGTTCAGGCTTTAGGTGAATTTATCGGTGATACTGTCAATTTAAGTGAAGTCGCGAAGAATTTGCCGCTTGCCCAAGAGATATTTAACGAGGTTGGTTGGAAATAG